A single Rhodoflexus caldus DNA region contains:
- a CDS encoding SDR family oxidoreductase has translation MSSPLPIAFPTFANNKENNACKDALRQLCDLGYYFPLAGLYLLVALMGNSRGFRTDAPTIWQKRVIITRNYLSKRMNLNLQHKKAIVCGSTQGIGKAAAIGLAQLGATVTLLARNEEALQATRKELPSPNHQQHSYICADFGHPEQVQQAVSEWLKEHGGAHILINNTGGPPGGQAIDAALSEYTDAFTKHLICNQLLAQMLVPYMKSEGFGRIVNIISTSVREPLAGLGVSNTIRGAVASWSKTISMELAAFGITVNNVLPGYTKTGRLASLIKARSQQQGKTEDEIAQGMLAEVPARRFAEAEEVANAILFLCSPAAAYITGINVPVDGGRIRAL, from the coding sequence GTGAGCAGCCCTCTGCCGATTGCTTTTCCGACATTTGCCAACAACAAAGAAAACAACGCCTGCAAAGATGCTCTGCGGCAACTTTGCGATTTGGGGTATTATTTCCCGTTGGCGGGCTTGTACCTGTTGGTTGCCTTAATGGGTAATTCGCGGGGTTTTCGGACAGATGCGCCAACGATTTGGCAAAAAAGAGTTATCATTACGAGAAATTACCTCTCAAAACGTATGAATCTGAATCTGCAACATAAAAAGGCCATTGTTTGCGGCAGCACGCAAGGGATAGGCAAAGCGGCTGCCATCGGGTTGGCGCAATTAGGCGCAACCGTTACGCTGCTGGCACGCAACGAAGAAGCACTGCAAGCCACACGCAAAGAGTTGCCAAGCCCTAACCACCAGCAACACAGCTATATTTGCGCCGACTTTGGGCATCCCGAACAGGTGCAACAAGCAGTCAGCGAGTGGCTGAAAGAACATGGCGGCGCACACATCCTCATTAACAACACGGGAGGCCCTCCGGGTGGTCAGGCGATAGATGCAGCACTTTCCGAATATACCGATGCCTTTACCAAGCACCTGATTTGCAATCAGTTATTGGCGCAAATGCTCGTGCCTTACATGAAAAGCGAAGGTTTCGGACGAATTGTAAACATTATTTCCACCAGTGTACGCGAGCCGCTGGCAGGTTTAGGGGTGTCTAATACCATTCGCGGTGCAGTGGCAAGCTGGTCTAAAACCATCTCCATGGAGTTGGCAGCTTTCGGCATTACGGTAAACAACGTATTACCCGGCTACACCAAAACAGGTCGTTTGGCAAGCCTCATCAAAGCCCGCAGCCAACAGCAGGGCAAAACCGAAGACGAAATTGCACAGGGGATGCTTGCCGAAGTGCCTGCCCGTCGTTTTGCCGAAGCAGAGGAGGTAGCCAATGCGATTTTGTTCCTTTGCAGTCCTGCGGCAGCTTACATCACCGGCATCAATGTGCCCGTAGATGGCGGGCGCATTCGGGCTTTGTGA
- a CDS encoding sulfatase-like hydrolase/transferase: protein MRYLVIISAFFLLSFCIASIACGQGKASLPHIIWISFEELSGVTFRPGDSIIKTPALNRVVKQSLWFENAYAMAAAAIPSQAGIQSGLYPTTFGAMHQSSGNGGENAVLPGKHHWLVEEMRMKGYFTMQFGQHSLKLPPSIWQMSYNDSRFLTDTLSYQLKRVAAQTPVFLHIRLAAPTNEALGKYAVSDKVRLPHYFADNAEAKQEWQNAYRRAAFANEQLGKIWEILEKQQGLLSKSYVFVFGENGFRCSCAPQLLYEENIRVPLLVRTPEGKAAHVKKIVSLADLMPTTLAIAKVNTGLSFPGLHLINSKQAHTAVVTSSDRINEHPDRIRAVRSGSLKYIRNFRKDLPFIPYHLLQENCSHRLLAEAAPNSSIVLLTKSIKPIEELYDLSKDPWEQQNLANHPDYQNDLQRMRNYCDHWVNATGDLGGLTEAAMRAMLWKSTSQPVSQEPHFAKTKDNKISISSPTEGAAILYRLDWENEWHYYTRPITLQPGMTISAKSVKHGLRESKEITVKFSSGR from the coding sequence GTGCGCTACTTAGTAATCATATCTGCTTTTTTCCTGCTTTCATTTTGCATTGCATCCATTGCCTGCGGACAAGGGAAGGCTTCTTTGCCACACATTATCTGGATTTCGTTTGAGGAACTCTCGGGTGTTACTTTTCGCCCCGGCGACAGCATTATTAAAACGCCTGCCCTCAATCGGGTAGTCAAACAGTCGCTATGGTTTGAAAATGCTTACGCAATGGCTGCTGCTGCCATTCCTTCGCAGGCAGGCATACAAAGCGGACTTTACCCTACCACCTTTGGAGCAATGCACCAATCGTCGGGTAATGGTGGCGAGAATGCCGTCCTTCCCGGGAAACACCACTGGCTGGTAGAAGAAATGCGCATGAAGGGCTATTTTACCATGCAGTTTGGGCAGCACAGTCTCAAATTACCTCCAAGCATATGGCAAATGAGCTATAACGATTCACGTTTTTTAACAGATACGCTGTCTTACCAACTCAAACGGGTAGCTGCCCAAACACCTGTTTTTTTGCATATCCGACTGGCTGCCCCTACTAACGAGGCCTTGGGAAAATACGCTGTTTCGGATAAGGTTCGCCTGCCCCACTATTTTGCGGATAATGCCGAGGCGAAACAAGAATGGCAAAATGCTTACCGCCGCGCTGCATTTGCCAATGAACAATTGGGCAAAATATGGGAGATATTAGAAAAACAACAGGGGCTTTTGAGTAAGTCCTATGTGTTCGTATTTGGAGAAAACGGATTTCGCTGTTCCTGTGCGCCTCAGTTGTTGTATGAAGAAAATATTCGTGTGCCGCTGCTGGTGCGCACACCCGAAGGCAAAGCAGCACATGTCAAAAAAATAGTCAGCCTTGCAGACCTGATGCCTACCACGCTGGCTATTGCCAAAGTGAATACAGGCTTGAGTTTCCCGGGGCTGCATCTGATTAACAGCAAACAAGCACACACGGCTGTTGTTACCTCTTCCGACCGCATCAACGAACACCCTGACCGAATAAGAGCCGTCAGGAGCGGTTCGCTGAAATATATTCGCAATTTTCGCAAAGACCTGCCTTTTATCCCCTATCACCTGTTGCAGGAAAATTGCAGCCATCGCTTGCTTGCAGAGGCAGCCCCCAACAGCAGCATTGTTTTGCTTACAAAAAGCATTAAACCCATCGAGGAGTTATATGATTTGAGCAAAGACCCATGGGAGCAGCAAAATCTTGCCAATCATCCTGATTATCAGAACGATTTGCAACGCATGAGAAACTACTGCGACCACTGGGTCAATGCTACCGGAGACCTTGGCGGACTGACCGAGGCAGCAATGCGCGCCATGCTTTGGAAAAGCACCAGCCAACCCGTGAGTCAAGAGCCTCATTTTGCCAAAACCAAAGACAACAAAATCAGCATCAGCAGCCCGACCGAGGGCGCTGCCATTTTGTACAGATTAGACTGGGAAAACGAATGGCATTATTATACGCGTCCCATCACACTGCAACCGGGTATGACCATTTCTGCCAAATCCGTTAAACACGGGCTGAGAGAAAGCAAAGAAATCACGGTTAAGTTCTCTTCCGGCCGATAG
- a CDS encoding ABC transporter substrate-binding protein, with product MAGAFGLCERLYISILPEAVYLCRVLSGKNLRMAKLLRYCLIGCLMCIFLQIAHAQSLQEFTNSFQLGKKLIDEKNYTAAKSTLANVLKDVPQNPYYKHAVYLYALADYHTGEFARCRETLVNFLNRYPAWEQADEVRLLAALAALAANDSNDANAMGSALKDSQLRKVFDNARLAYQQKNGGSAANSTPVNNRPAVTKKTYHVAVMLPFMLAETDATKPGRRFQFVYDMYEGMKIAQEDLAKEGIDIQLYPFDTERNNTVIRRKLEEQKGLDLLIGPLYANNVEPMGAYAAQHNISIVNPFGTGAELLKNAHTLLAEPSPVAMAQQAAAFASAQLPGKTAIIYHGNTSEDSLMAYAYKQAHERNNGRTHIIRSLNPKMNFQRIISELDAAPRSDSTHIFICARQPAVAVSIVSALLSSKRVLPAITTQDWLNYDLLSYEQLQLARMHFIMPDFVRETPAKTRFDKLIVERTNMVPSKFSYIGYENVYFFGKMLHKYGVNFQQFLAQESPAEGIMMPGFDFRNGRENIRAAICTFNGGVFQQVFPLAK from the coding sequence ATGGCGGGCGCATTCGGGCTTTGTGAGCGCCTGTATATCAGCATATTGCCCGAAGCTGTTTATCTTTGCCGCGTACTTTCAGGAAAAAACTTACGCATGGCAAAATTGCTTCGCTATTGCCTTATAGGCTGTCTGATGTGCATCTTTTTACAGATAGCACATGCGCAATCTTTACAGGAGTTTACCAACAGTTTTCAGTTAGGCAAAAAGCTGATTGACGAAAAAAATTATACGGCAGCCAAAAGTACCCTTGCCAATGTACTCAAAGATGTGCCGCAGAATCCGTACTACAAACATGCCGTATATCTCTATGCTTTGGCAGATTATCACACAGGTGAATTTGCACGCTGTCGCGAAACACTGGTTAATTTTCTGAACCGCTACCCTGCGTGGGAGCAGGCTGACGAGGTACGCCTGCTTGCGGCACTTGCCGCCTTGGCAGCCAATGACTCGAATGATGCCAATGCGATGGGCAGCGCATTGAAAGACAGTCAGTTGCGCAAAGTGTTTGACAATGCGCGCCTTGCCTACCAGCAAAAAAACGGAGGCAGTGCCGCTAACAGCACGCCCGTAAACAACCGCCCGGCCGTTACCAAAAAAACTTACCACGTTGCGGTTATGCTTCCCTTCATGCTCGCGGAAACAGATGCGACCAAACCCGGCAGGCGTTTCCAGTTTGTGTATGACATGTACGAAGGGATGAAAATTGCGCAAGAGGATTTGGCAAAGGAAGGTATTGATATTCAGTTGTATCCCTTTGATACCGAGCGCAACAATACCGTTATCAGGCGCAAATTGGAAGAGCAAAAAGGACTGGATTTACTCATCGGGCCGTTGTATGCCAACAACGTAGAGCCAATGGGTGCATATGCCGCTCAACATAATATCAGCATTGTCAATCCTTTTGGCACAGGCGCAGAGTTGCTCAAAAATGCACATACGCTGTTGGCCGAGCCTTCGCCTGTGGCTATGGCACAACAGGCCGCCGCTTTTGCCTCCGCACAACTGCCCGGCAAAACGGCCATTATCTACCACGGCAATACTTCCGAGGATTCGCTGATGGCCTATGCCTACAAACAGGCACACGAACGCAACAACGGCCGCACGCACATCATCCGTTCGCTAAACCCCAAGATGAACTTTCAGCGCATCATCAGCGAATTGGATGCCGCCCCTCGCAGCGACTCTACGCACATTTTCATTTGTGCTCGACAGCCCGCTGTTGCCGTAAGCATAGTAAGCGCCTTGCTTTCTTCCAAACGCGTACTGCCCGCCATTACTACGCAGGATTGGCTGAATTATGATTTGTTGAGCTACGAACAGTTGCAGTTGGCGCGCATGCACTTTATCATGCCCGACTTTGTACGCGAAACACCCGCCAAAACCCGTTTTGACAAGCTGATTGTAGAACGAACCAACATGGTTCCTTCCAAGTTTTCATACATCGGCTACGAAAACGTTTACTTTTTCGGGAAAATGCTGCACAAATACGGTGTCAATTTTCAGCAATTTTTGGCACAGGAGTCGCCCGCCGAGGGCATTATGATGCCCGGGTTTGATTTCCGCAATGGGCGGGAAAATATTCGGGCAGCTATTTGCACCTTCAACGGAGGCGTTTTCCAACAAGTATTCCCATTGGCGAAATAA
- a CDS encoding DUF1573 domain-containing protein gives MKFGRWIGWLCCWLLSAGIAFAQIQISEVVQNVGRISKEETPVIHEFIVKNQGVTPLNIQKVIPDCSCSTASFTQTPIAPGKSGSIKVVFAPYKLGPFQKIFTVHITDPQPRTFTLKLEGYIAPSPATPEASFPYISGVLRFRHKNLNFGSITGQAVVSKRFEMYNAGNDTIVFTNRIETPTHIRVYFDSSLVIPPGKIGSIVVTYDPKLKKSAGFFQENVALFTKNAAQPRVEVNMIANIVPSAGEMLFSEESKSAPAGMPRTGSGTINPDLGPRMQLSETVQTLGDIYLNVGLVTEFVIYNEGGKPLEVLDIKPFPGCEIISEKQFSLAPQEFAVIQVRFIHNGTLGKQIRRFVIKSNDEQQPEQMLEMQVNVIAGTK, from the coding sequence ATGAAATTCGGACGTTGGATAGGATGGCTTTGCTGCTGGTTGCTGTCGGCAGGCATCGCTTTTGCACAAATACAGATTTCGGAAGTAGTACAAAACGTAGGGCGCATCAGCAAAGAAGAAACTCCCGTTATTCATGAGTTTATCGTTAAAAATCAAGGAGTTACGCCGCTGAATATCCAAAAAGTCATCCCCGATTGTTCGTGCAGTACCGCATCTTTTACCCAAACCCCTATCGCACCGGGTAAGTCCGGCTCCATCAAGGTTGTGTTTGCCCCTTACAAGTTGGGGCCTTTTCAGAAAATTTTCACGGTGCACATTACCGACCCACAGCCGCGCACTTTTACGCTGAAATTAGAAGGTTATATTGCTCCCTCACCTGCTACTCCTGAGGCTTCGTTTCCTTACATCAGCGGTGTGCTGCGCTTTCGCCATAAAAACCTGAATTTTGGCAGCATTACCGGGCAGGCGGTTGTAAGCAAGCGATTTGAGATGTACAATGCCGGCAATGATACCATCGTTTTTACCAACCGCATAGAAACTCCGACGCATATCCGCGTCTATTTTGACTCTTCATTGGTCATTCCGCCCGGCAAAATCGGCTCCATTGTAGTTACCTACGACCCCAAGTTGAAAAAATCGGCAGGCTTTTTTCAGGAAAATGTAGCTTTGTTTACCAAAAATGCCGCTCAGCCGCGGGTGGAAGTAAACATGATAGCCAATATTGTGCCTTCGGCAGGGGAAATGCTTTTCAGTGAGGAAAGCAAATCTGCCCCGGCAGGGATGCCCCGCACCGGCAGCGGCACCATTAACCCCGATTTAGGGCCGCGTATGCAACTGAGCGAAACAGTACAAACCCTTGGCGATATTTACCTCAACGTGGGCTTGGTTACTGAATTTGTAATTTACAACGAGGGCGGCAAACCGCTGGAAGTACTTGACATAAAACCCTTCCCGGGTTGCGAAATTATTTCCGAAAAGCAATTTTCGCTTGCTCCGCAGGAGTTTGCCGTTATTCAAGTGCGGTTTATCCACAACGGAACGCTTGGCAAACAAATTCGCCGCTTTGTCATTAAAAGCAACGACGAGCAGCAACCCGAGCAAATGCTTGAAATGCAGGTTAATGTTATTGCAGGAACGAAATAA
- a CDS encoding TonB-dependent receptor — protein MMRCAVGLLLALLGYMPLWAQVLPVQTVRGTVTEKETGNSLPGVVVLLQGENFSQNTVSDGQGNFRFDKVPVGRYRLATQIIGYESFITEVAVNSAAKEVILQLALTEQIRQLAEVEVRSDRQGSQVLNEMATVSTRTFSAATLNRYPASLGDPARMATAFAGVNGAGDFSNEIIIRGNAPNGLLWRLEGVEIPSPNHFTNEGASGGGVSILSAQVLGSSDFMTGAFAAEYGNAISGVFDINLRRGNNTRREFTAQVSGIGVEMAAEGPFSRKKAGSASFLVNYRYSTVDLVRRLGIELPDGTLTFQDLSFNLHFPLKKGGTIAVFGIGGLSAQKQLALRDSARWRNNSDRTDRIFDFQMGATGISHQATIGKRAFFRQTLALTYGGNGEYEARLGARYVVQPLRDNNYGEQRLAWAGSLNYKLSPRWTVKTGVFINRLSYDLTTKRQNTPGRPLVTQLQEANSALLLQAYMQWKFRISEQLTALAGAHFTHLGFNGRQVTEPRLSLRWQPAENHTFMAAYGRHSRMLALGTYFAQQQVRNVGTVQPNKNLDFTKAEHWVAAWEWQPQPKWHTKMELYYQQLFSVPVRTIRNSNFSLINQSSGFVSDSLTNRGKGRNYGMELTVERQFDGQWYLLNTLSLYDSRYAGADGIWRNTRFNGRHVWNIVAGKDFIKNKTDRKGRSIQRIISFNVRSVWSGGFRYTPIDEARSLRDNTERRIESQAFEAQLPDYFRLDFRISFRKNRPNYSRVFSLDLQNATNHRNVARYYYDSNRRAMRTEYWLPILPVPAWRIEF, from the coding sequence ATGATGCGTTGTGCGGTTGGGTTGCTCTTAGCATTGTTAGGATACATGCCGCTGTGGGCACAGGTATTGCCCGTTCAAACCGTGCGCGGTACAGTAACCGAAAAAGAAACAGGCAATAGCCTGCCCGGTGTGGTTGTGCTGCTGCAAGGTGAAAATTTTTCGCAAAATACCGTCAGCGATGGTCAGGGAAATTTCCGATTTGACAAAGTGCCCGTCGGGCGCTATCGGCTGGCTACGCAAATCATCGGCTATGAGAGTTTTATAACAGAAGTGGCTGTCAATTCCGCCGCGAAGGAAGTGATATTGCAGCTTGCGCTGACCGAACAAATCAGGCAATTGGCCGAGGTGGAAGTCAGAAGCGACCGACAAGGTTCGCAGGTACTCAATGAAATGGCAACCGTAAGCACCCGCACATTCTCTGCCGCTACGCTCAACCGCTATCCTGCCTCTTTGGGCGACCCTGCACGCATGGCAACCGCCTTTGCAGGTGTGAACGGTGCAGGCGATTTCAGTAACGAAATCATCATTCGGGGCAATGCTCCTAACGGCCTGTTGTGGCGGTTAGAAGGTGTGGAAATTCCTTCGCCTAACCATTTCACCAACGAAGGCGCATCGGGCGGCGGTGTAAGCATCCTCAGTGCGCAGGTGTTAGGCAGTTCAGACTTTATGACAGGTGCTTTTGCCGCCGAGTACGGCAATGCGATATCGGGTGTATTTGATATCAACCTTCGCCGCGGCAACAACACCCGCCGCGAATTTACCGCACAGGTGAGCGGTATAGGCGTTGAAATGGCAGCAGAAGGGCCTTTCAGCCGCAAAAAGGCAGGGAGCGCATCGTTTCTGGTCAATTATCGCTATTCTACCGTGGATTTGGTGCGGCGGTTAGGCATTGAACTGCCCGACGGTACGCTCACTTTTCAGGATTTATCATTCAACCTGCATTTTCCGCTGAAAAAAGGAGGGACGATTGCTGTTTTTGGCATTGGCGGACTGAGTGCGCAAAAGCAGTTAGCCCTGCGCGATTCTGCCCGTTGGCGCAACAACAGCGACCGCACCGACCGCATTTTTGACTTCCAAATGGGTGCGACAGGTATTTCGCATCAGGCAACCATTGGCAAAAGAGCATTTTTCAGACAGACCCTTGCCCTTACCTATGGCGGCAACGGCGAATACGAAGCCCGTTTAGGAGCGCGTTACGTTGTGCAACCCCTCCGCGACAATAACTACGGCGAACAGCGCCTTGCATGGGCAGGCAGCCTGAATTATAAACTCAGCCCCCGCTGGACGGTTAAAACGGGGGTGTTCATCAATCGTTTGTCGTATGATTTGACCACGAAAAGGCAAAATACGCCCGGCAGGCCGCTGGTAACTCAATTGCAGGAAGCAAACAGCGCGCTGCTGTTGCAGGCGTATATGCAATGGAAATTCCGCATCAGCGAGCAACTCACCGCCTTGGCAGGTGCCCATTTTACCCATCTGGGCTTCAACGGCAGGCAGGTTACGGAGCCTCGCTTGTCTTTGCGTTGGCAACCTGCTGAAAATCATACGTTTATGGCAGCCTATGGCAGGCACAGCCGCATGTTAGCCTTAGGAACGTACTTTGCACAGCAGCAGGTGCGCAATGTAGGCACTGTACAGCCCAATAAAAATCTGGACTTTACCAAAGCCGAACATTGGGTGGCAGCGTGGGAATGGCAACCCCAACCGAAATGGCACACCAAAATGGAGTTGTATTACCAGCAACTGTTCAGCGTACCCGTGCGCACGATTCGCAACAGTAATTTTTCGCTCATCAATCAGTCAAGCGGTTTTGTGTCCGATAGCCTGACAAACCGCGGCAAAGGCAGGAACTATGGCATGGAACTCACCGTGGAGCGGCAGTTTGACGGGCAATGGTATTTGCTCAATACGCTTTCGCTGTATGATTCGCGCTATGCAGGTGCAGACGGAATCTGGCGCAACACACGTTTCAACGGCAGACACGTCTGGAACATAGTGGCCGGCAAAGATTTTATCAAAAACAAAACCGACCGCAAGGGCAGAAGCATACAGCGCATTATCAGCTTCAATGTGCGCAGTGTATGGTCGGGCGGCTTTCGCTATACACCTATTGACGAAGCCCGCTCCCTGCGCGACAACACCGAGCGGCGGATAGAGTCGCAGGCATTTGAGGCACAACTGCCCGACTATTTCCGTTTAGATTTCCGAATATCGTTCCGCAAAAACCGACCGAATTACAGCCGCGTGTTTTCTCTTGATTTGCAAAACGCTACCAACCATCGCAACGTGGCACGTTATTACTACGACAGCAACCGACGCGCCATGCGCACCGAATACTGGCTGCCGATTCTGCCTGTTCCGGCTTGGCGCATCGAGTTTTAA
- a CDS encoding polysaccharide deacetylase family protein, whose amino-acid sequence MKPLSAVLLVFLLCAFVPSHPRPSLRNRFTSEKMQAFAREVQRQALLYPNSCFLEKITDKKIAAITFDDGPDSLYTPQVLQILAKEGVKATFYVTGDSIAKWEKVLQRIAADGHSIGMHGQSHRNLRQLPPREWQAEILRCQATVSRVTGRQPMWLRAPFGAVSDEQIEWCAARNIRIANWSVDSEDWENAKENTSKAIARRVLSYLHPGAIILLHSAGGRKKRTVAALPVIIRGMREKGYEFVTVPQLLGLPDDVPLTGSASEGKRK is encoded by the coding sequence ATGAAACCTCTGTCGGCAGTTCTGTTGGTCTTTCTGCTGTGTGCATTTGTGCCCTCTCATCCGCGCCCTTCATTGCGCAATCGGTTTACTTCCGAAAAAATGCAGGCTTTTGCCCGTGAAGTACAGCGGCAGGCATTGCTTTATCCGAACAGTTGCTTTCTTGAAAAAATTACTGACAAAAAAATAGCGGCTATTACGTTTGACGATGGCCCCGACAGCCTCTACACGCCACAAGTGCTGCAAATTTTGGCCAAGGAAGGGGTAAAAGCCACTTTTTACGTTACGGGCGACAGCATTGCCAAATGGGAAAAGGTATTGCAACGAATAGCTGCTGACGGGCACAGCATCGGTATGCACGGGCAAAGTCATCGCAACTTGCGCCAATTGCCGCCCCGCGAGTGGCAAGCGGAAATCCTGCGTTGTCAGGCAACTGTCAGCCGTGTAACAGGCAGGCAGCCTATGTGGTTGCGGGCACCTTTCGGTGCAGTCAGCGATGAGCAGATTGAGTGGTGCGCTGCCCGCAATATTCGCATTGCTAACTGGTCGGTAGACAGCGAAGACTGGGAAAATGCCAAAGAAAATACCTCCAAAGCCATCGCACGCCGCGTGCTGAGCTATTTGCATCCGGGAGCTATTATTTTGCTGCACAGCGCAGGCGGGCGCAAAAAACGCACCGTAGCTGCATTGCCTGTTATCATCAGAGGCATGCGCGAAAAGGGGTATGAGTTTGTTACCGTACCGCAGTTGCTCGGCCTACCCGATGATGTTCCCTTAACTGGCTCTGCTTCGGAGGGCAAAAGGAAGTGA
- a CDS encoding AMP-binding protein, which translates to MQLCLADLPEKPVWTADEILQATDNQLESYEAVYRAALRFSRAWLRGEELFHLQTSGSTGIPKPITVSRRQMLASIHGTAATLQLHSGQSALVCLNPAYIAGIMMLARGWEIGLHMDLVAPSSHPLQNFTTETGFDFVAMVPLQLQQSLENEPDKSVLDRCGKVIIGGAAMSAELERAAQQTRAAVYATFGMTETVSHIALRRVNGTSPETAYRLLPGITAQTDERSCLMLKGEVTDNQWVYTNDVITFTQADCFRFEGRADFVINSGGVKIFPEQLEQEIQRLQLPELSGKRFIISSLPDERLGERVVLIVETDTELSATYLLQYLKEKLPRYHAPQRIFCLPQFPETATGKVSRREVQKTIDSM; encoded by the coding sequence ATGCAACTCTGCCTCGCCGACCTGCCCGAAAAACCTGTATGGACAGCCGATGAAATCCTACAAGCAACTGATAATCAATTAGAAAGCTATGAGGCTGTATATCGGGCGGCTTTGCGGTTCAGCCGTGCATGGCTGCGCGGTGAGGAGCTTTTCCACTTGCAAACTTCCGGCTCTACGGGCATCCCCAAGCCCATTACCGTAAGCCGCAGGCAGATGCTGGCAAGCATACACGGAACGGCGGCAACTTTGCAACTGCACAGTGGACAATCGGCATTGGTGTGCCTCAATCCTGCCTACATTGCAGGCATTATGATGCTGGCGCGTGGTTGGGAAATCGGGTTGCATATGGACTTGGTTGCGCCGTCTTCGCATCCCTTGCAAAATTTTACTACCGAAACAGGCTTTGATTTTGTAGCAATGGTACCCTTGCAATTGCAGCAAAGCCTTGAAAATGAACCCGATAAATCTGTTTTAGACCGTTGCGGCAAGGTTATCATCGGCGGCGCTGCCATGAGTGCCGAATTGGAGCGAGCAGCGCAACAAACTCGTGCCGCTGTTTACGCCACCTTCGGTATGACCGAAACCGTTTCGCATATTGCTCTGCGGCGTGTCAATGGTACTTCGCCCGAAACAGCATACAGGCTGCTGCCCGGCATTACCGCCCAAACCGATGAGCGCAGTTGCCTGATGCTCAAAGGAGAAGTTACTGACAATCAATGGGTTTACACCAATGATGTAATAACCTTTACCCAAGCTGACTGCTTTCGTTTTGAGGGGCGTGCCGATTTTGTCATCAATTCGGGCGGGGTGAAAATATTCCCCGAACAATTGGAGCAGGAAATTCAACGGTTGCAACTGCCCGAACTGTCGGGCAAACGGTTCATTATTAGTTCACTGCCCGATGAGCGGCTGGGGGAACGTGTAGTACTGATTGTGGAAACGGATACCGAACTGTCCGCAACATATCTTTTGCAATACTTAAAAGAAAAATTGCCGCGCTACCATGCGCCGCAACGTATTTTCTGCCTGCCACAATTTCCTGAAACAGCAACGGGAAAAGTAAGCAGACGAGAGGTGCAAAAAACTATTGACAGTATGTAA